A genomic region of Nitrospinota bacterium contains the following coding sequences:
- a CDS encoding VCBS repeat-containing protein, whose amino-acid sequence MNMKNLSIRHRERLQGAWRSSLSGLRRRYSLLAMSCIMQVSLVVALALIVPVKALAQSSASLDRMVSQIETLFPPLEGYVIAVEGSGLTLDLKQGMPVEPGDRLKLIRYGRELFHPVTKKKVGRKETDLGEVEVLEVRKDFSRARALDPTVLPKEGDGVRSPFQKLSFLVAPPQIKSKKKVNTDRLRFNLESRLKKHPRFDVPSFDLGLWMIDNKLNIKSVLQSRNLEKLNRKVKTDFILIPSIRGVKGKMAMNYKLVSAVDGSLKKQADIMSENLPTPDASGEKRRRTQTRFDREKESFKFIGKHLFAREIVDFDVGDLNGDGKNEFIFIDRFRIMVFKNEKGYLSRITQFKTRKNIDHFLAVDVGDINGNGRDEIFVTNQVGDKLESFVLEIKPKRKKFQYIWKKVNLYFRILRPMGKKPVLVSQSPGFGESFIGPIKNVFFKKGKYRQGRKLNTPSIYGEHFILYGLTQQDLSGNGTADTIVLDKNYHLRVYSPKGRLIIKSSDYYGHDPRLIDVGLKKEVTGIYNGTPARFKGRLQLVKIGEERFLVIPKNNTLGDGIMSDLVIVESSGLALLKLTREGFEKAFESSQQKGFMAASRVISQKNGNGARIYTLRTEQNVIANIKQSTFSTYEWPAQ is encoded by the coding sequence ATGAATATGAAAAACCTCTCTATTCGTCATCGCGAGCGGCTACAAGGAGCGTGGCGATCCAGTCTATCTGGATTGCGTCGTCGGTATTCACTCCTCGCAATGTCATGCATAATGCAAGTTAGCCTAGTCGTTGCCTTAGCACTGATCGTACCCGTAAAGGCCCTGGCTCAATCGAGTGCGTCCCTGGACCGGATGGTCAGCCAGATTGAGACCCTGTTCCCTCCCCTGGAAGGATATGTCATAGCAGTTGAGGGTTCGGGTCTGACTCTCGACCTCAAGCAGGGAATGCCGGTTGAACCCGGTGACCGGTTAAAACTCATCCGTTATGGACGGGAATTGTTCCATCCTGTAACAAAGAAAAAAGTCGGTCGCAAGGAGACGGACCTCGGCGAGGTAGAAGTGCTGGAAGTACGAAAAGATTTTTCCAGAGCCCGGGCACTCGACCCGACTGTGCTCCCTAAAGAAGGGGATGGTGTAAGGAGTCCGTTTCAAAAACTTTCTTTTCTCGTAGCACCGCCACAAATCAAATCTAAAAAGAAGGTCAACACCGATCGCCTGCGTTTCAACCTTGAATCACGCTTGAAAAAACATCCGAGGTTTGACGTCCCGTCATTCGACCTGGGATTGTGGATGATCGACAATAAACTCAACATCAAATCTGTTCTTCAATCAAGAAATCTCGAAAAACTGAATCGCAAAGTAAAAACTGACTTCATCCTGATCCCCAGTATTCGCGGTGTGAAGGGGAAGATGGCGATGAACTACAAACTGGTTTCAGCCGTTGACGGCTCCCTGAAAAAACAGGCCGACATCATGTCTGAAAACCTGCCAACACCGGATGCCTCAGGAGAGAAAAGAAGAAGAACGCAAACCAGATTTGACAGGGAAAAAGAATCATTCAAATTTATTGGTAAACACCTGTTTGCAAGAGAGATCGTGGACTTTGATGTAGGCGATTTAAACGGTGACGGGAAAAACGAGTTCATTTTCATCGACCGTTTTCGAATTATGGTCTTTAAAAACGAAAAAGGTTATTTGAGCAGAATCACCCAGTTCAAAACCCGTAAAAACATCGATCATTTTCTTGCTGTAGATGTGGGAGACATCAACGGCAATGGTCGGGACGAAATTTTTGTCACCAATCAGGTCGGCGACAAGCTGGAATCCTTTGTCCTGGAAATCAAACCAAAACGGAAAAAATTTCAATATATATGGAAAAAGGTCAATCTTTATTTCCGCATCCTTCGACCCATGGGCAAAAAACCCGTTTTAGTATCGCAAAGTCCGGGTTTTGGAGAATCGTTTATTGGGCCTATTAAGAATGTGTTCTTTAAAAAGGGGAAATATCGGCAGGGCCGCAAACTGAACACCCCTTCTATATATGGAGAACATTTCATCCTTTATGGGCTGACGCAGCAGGATCTGAGTGGAAACGGCACCGCAGATACTATAGTGCTTGACAAAAATTATCATTTGAGGGTATATTCACCTAAAGGAAGACTTATAATAAAATCAAGCGATTACTACGGTCATGACCCGCGTTTGATTGATGTCGGGTTAAAAAAAGAAGTAACTGGGATCTATAACGGAACCCCGGCACGCTTTAAGGGACGCTTGCAATTAGTCAAAATAGGCGAAGAACGATTCCTTGTAATACCGAAGAACAATACGCTTGGGGACGGTATTATGAGCGATCTGGTTATTGTTGAAAGCTCAGGTTTGGCCCTGCTGAAACTGACCAGGGAGGGTTTTGAGAAAGCCTTTGAATCCAGCCAGCAAAAAGGTTTTATGGCAGCATCTCGGGTAATTTCCCAAAAAAATGGGAATGGAGCCCGGATTTACACCCTCAGAACTGAACAAAACGTTATAGCGAACATTAAGCAAAGCACATTTTCTACCTACGAATGGCCAGCCCAATAG